Part of the Parambassis ranga chromosome 16, fParRan2.1, whole genome shotgun sequence genome, GGTGTCAGGGTCACAAACGCACCATTTAGAACAGTCCTCATCAGCCCAGAAGGTCTGGTTACTGCGGTAGTAGGTGCTATTATGAGTGCAGCCACATTGGGACAAGGGAACACAGGTGTCACCCTCCAGGACAAACCCTCGGTCACACTGACACATCTTCACACAAGCCAGGGTGCAGGGGCTCGAACTGAATGGGACCTCACAGGTGGCAGGGCAGGCTGTGCCACAGAACTCATAATGGCTATTCAAAGGGCAGGACATGGCTaataagagaagagaaaaattATAAACAATGGAGAATAGAAAACTGCACACATCAGCTTCTAAATTTGCTGACATACTCAGCACACTGTAATAGAAGCAGCTGTTAGGTGTAATAGCAGGATTTTAAAAAGGTGTGTTCAGTCATGTGCAAACATATGTGCAAACATATCTGCATAAACATAACACCTGCAATCAGATTGTGTTTATTTCTAAACCCACGAACATAACACTTACAACAGAGAGTCCTGCTCCTCCACTCTTCAGTGTGAACTGTAACATTTTGGCAGGCAGCGGCGTAAGCCTCCAAGATGGAGCAAAGGGCTTTTTGAGTGTCATTACTGGAGCAAAGGTCAAATATGTTCAGTGCGAGATTTTAGTGTAGTTAACATGTTTCTGGCATGAGTAGAAAACACTTTGTGGTGACCAGAAGTACTCATGCAGGGAGATCCATTCACTGGCTACATTTTTCTCCTGTAGCTGCCGAGCAGAGCAGTGTGGGCAGGAGTCTCCACACTCTGCAGTACAATGAGCTTCCTGATCATGAAGTCTCCAGCTCCAGCCAAAGGTGGTGGCATCAACTATGTcaccctgtggtgtcctgaagTCATCTTCCTTAACACCATTATTATTCCCACACAGACCATTGACTTTTGTTCTTTTAGATATGAAGATAGTGACAATTTGTGCGAGGTCATACTTAACGTGAATGCCCCGATTTGTTTCTATGGCAACAAATGTGTCACTCTGATGAATCTGCACAAGTCCATGCTGGAGAATGACAGGCAATCGCCTTTTTTCATTATTTACCTATGGAGAAAAAAAGTTAGTATATATATGCCTGTACAATTGCTAAGCCAGTCAATTTGCAACAAAGGCaagtgttaaatgtgttttgatatctctatccatctatctatgCCTCAGGACACAGCTGTCAAAGATGCAAAGGCAAAATCAGTCGGTAAAGCTAGAATGACGGTGCATCTTAGAACTCAAACTTACCCAAACTGCTCCTTCTTCCCCTCTGTAAATGGAAATATTGTCATTAGCCACTTTCACGTGGATAGCTTTGACAGAAGAAGCCTCATTGGTGGTCCTCTCTTTCCGCACCCCAACCCAAAATGGGCTGATCTCACTAGTATCATTTAATGTATACATCAGAGTGTAGGTACAGTTTCCTTGAAACTCAAACACCTGTCCATCAAAAGTGCAGAAATGGGCTCCTCCCAGCACCCAACACTGACTTTGGACAGTGTCTTCATCCACACGAACATTCTGATCATTATCTgagagaatttaaaaaaattaataagAACTAAAAGACACTGGCAAGCACTGCTGTAATTTAAGTAATTGGATTAATGAAGTTCACATAATTAGTGAAGTGAGCTCCAATTATTACATATGTAAATAAGGCAATAATGCAAATGCACTCAAAATGTTAATGTGTTACAAACTATATAATATTTGCTTCCATGGGGTTAAGTACAATTATTAAAAAGGTGCATTATTACTTATGTTTGTCAGTCATGCTGATGCCCTCAGGCAGAGGAAAGATTTTAACCTCATTTAAGTTaaatgacacagacagagagagaaaccaaAAGATGCAAAACAgctcagacagaaaaacaaagacacgTTTAAGATCTGATAAGGTGAGTCCAGTGCTGCCTGGTGCAGCTGAATGAGCGACAGTTAGCCTATGAGCAATTGTCAGCATTTCCAGAAGAACCAGATACGCCTACCTTTCCTTGCACAGCCCCAGGTATTGTTAAGGGTGCAGCTCTCCCCCTTGAGGCACGAGGCTGGCTCACAGCGCATAGtagcagctgcagagcagttACAGCTCTCAGAGCATCCTTCAGTCCACATTATCGCCCCGATCTACAGAGTACAGTGAGTCACTGTGTGCATTACCCAACAGTTCTCTAAGCACCAggcaaaacaacaaatcagaATCACACAAAGGCGAAGGATTTTGTAATTAGTCATGTGTCACATGTACAGGTGATGCATGTTTGGCAAAGACATTACgattcattttattattgtgGCATGGAACAGGAGCAGGTTATTGCTAAGCTCAGCTCTGGCACTAACTATGACTGTGATCTAATGTGCTCCTACTACATATTTTAATATAGCAGAAACAATGTATTATGCCCCAATGCATGGCTTGTTAGATGTACCAGTATGTTCTGACCACTCTGACCCACAATCCAATGAGCAGCAGATGATCTGTCACATGACATTTCTGTAAGTGTGGAAAAagtcattttgttgttgttaaaaaaCCAACGTGGCACCAGCCATTATATAATCAACTCTGAAATTCTGTAAGCAAAGGGGTCAAAGTTTACAATGCATGCAAGCTGGACACACAGTTCAAACACTGCAACACTATATGCAGCCACAGTGTGTAGAAAGTTAAAAGCATGTGACCACCCCATGGGAAAATGTCCAACTTTGTACCAGATATAGACTAGTgcaaaaaataatgaataataaaagTACATTAGGtacaaaacaatgcaaaactttaacttatcccttgctgtctgtatgccgttgcaaaaatgcaatttccccattgtgggactaataaaggtttcttaatcaaAACTACTCACCTCATAGTAGTGTCCATTATGGAAGCAACCGCACTGCTCAGGTCTGAGGCAGCCATTTCCACTCCACATGTATCCAAAGTTACATCGACACCCCTCATAACAATGCCAGGGGCATGGGATATTGGATAAAATACCACAGGTCTCAGGACATGCATCAACACATATATTGTAGTGAGAGTTTACAGGGCATGAGAGCACTGTGggagatgaaaaaaatgttttacataCACTACTAACAGAGTTGAGCCAGCCTTACATCACTCTAGAAACTTCCCCATATAGAACTCAGCAGAGTTTGAGTAAGTATGACAGAAGCATGTGTGCAGACTTGTTTGATTTATATGCACTGACACTCCATAACTGACTAATGAAACACATGTACATGGTAGAGAGTCAGGATTGATTATACTCACGGCACTTTTCACCCCTCCATGGTTTGACCTGAGCTCCTGCCTCCTGGCATGCAAACGTGTACTCCCTCAACCTGCTGCACAGGACTTCTTCATTCCCATTCGACATACACAAGTCAGTCACACAGTTTTGAAAGAAGGGCTGTGTATTCACATTGGAGTGGCATCCACTGAAGGATCCTGCAGAAGCAAGCAGTGTGCCACAGAGCTCATCTGATGCAAATTCAGCTGTCATGGTAGAGCTGCACGCTGAACAGAGAGGACATTCTTTGGAGCAGTTCATTTCAGGCGGTGAGAGTGACCAGGAAGATGCAAAGATGGAAATATCACTTGTAAAACTGCTATGTTTGTCATGCAGTGTGCTGATAATCCCACACAAGCCACACATTTTTCTATGGAAGGCCGGAGTTACTATTTGTATCAGATTAGGCCCGCCATAAGTGACAACGACCCCATTGTCTAGCACAACGCGGGTCAGAATGCCAGAACGCACCACTGATATATGAACCAGATGGACAGGAAGCCCCCTCAGAACACCATCCACCTGGAAAATTTAAACATTAAGGTTACAATTAGGGCACATTagccagtttgtgtttgttaaagTGCAGCATCTCACTCTGGCTTTTCCTGAATGCTCCCTCTCCAATGATAGGTTAACTCCATAGGCACTTAGGTGCAGCTCACCTTGCTGGACAATAACTTTGGGATCATTTTCTTCCTGATCAAAAACTTGTGACAGCACATAACGACAATTCCCCATACTGAAGTCAAAATTATGTCCATGGTAGCTTGTGAAGTGCCTTCCACTCATGAGCGTACATGTGACTGGCTGCAAATTGTGGCAGGCCCTGTGCCCATCTTGGATGGCACATTTAGTTCCATTTGGACATGTAAAGTTGGTGCACTGTACTGTGCTGTGACCTACACAGATGCAGTGCTGCTGACAGTGCTCGTCGGGGTAGAAGCTCTCGAACATTTCGTGGTAAACACCATTATAACTGCAACcacagtgagagtcagccacaCATTCACCGCCACTGAAAAATCCCAGGTTTGCAGAAACAGCCTTCTTTGCATTTTAGAGAACTGGGGCTTTCTGTACAGGTAGATGTGTTACTGGGGCACAGCTGGTATTCACTGTTTGATGGGCAAAAAAGATCTAGGAAACAAAAAAGATGTGATTCAAAAATACTGCACAACAATTCTGCTAACAGCTTAACATTTTACTCACTACAGAAGTCAGAGGTCCTCCATTCATCCACTGTGGCTCCCATCTCTTGGCATAAAGCAACATAGCCTGACAAAATCTCACACAGATTGGCCTGGTTGCCATAACAGAGGTTATAGACACAGTTATCATAGAAATCCTGCGGATCAACTGTTTTGTGGCAGCTCAGGAATGCTCCCTCTGAATCCAGTAACCTTCCACAGCAATCTTTTCCCTTATACAGAGCCATATCTTCTGAATTACAACTTGCCCTGCTCACAGGTGTATCCACACAGTCACGTTCAGTGTTGGTTCGCCAGTGTCCCACTGCCTGGGCAAAATCAGAGTCATCATCAGGCACCATGTCATCCTCTGGATTACCATTAAAGTTCCCACACAGGCCACAGAGAGCACCAGAGAAGATACGTGGCATGTGAACAGTGACAATGCGAGAGCTGTACATCACAATAAGCCCAAAGTCAGTCTCTACgtactttgaaagtcctgtcaTGTAGAGTTTTACTTTGCCTTGACTCAACACAGAAGGAAAACGCAGCAGCAGGCCATTTACCTGTAAAAGAGGATCATTCTTTTCACTGCAACACTTAAAAACATCATAAGAtatactgaaaaaaatacacCTACCATAACCCTGTCCGTCCAATGATTGGACAGCTCAATGGAATAACCAGAGACCATGACGAAAGGAGATATTAGTTGCATCCTTAATCTGGTTCTGGACCTCCACAATGAAGTCATCCAAGTCTCC contains:
- the LOC114448793 gene encoding alpha-tectorin-like, which encodes MSLVCALSKEILITPPLTGINLMSMATAHTYLLLTVPPGETWMTSLWRSRTRLRMQLISPFVMVSGYSIELSNHWTDRVMVNGLLLRFPSVLSQGKVKLYMTGLSKYVETDFGLIVMYSSRIVTVHMPRIFSGALCGLCGNFNGNPEDDMVPDDDSDFAQAVGHWRTNTERDCVDTPVSRASCNSEDMALYKGKDCCGRLLDSEGAFLSCHKTVDPQDFYDNCVYNLCYGNQANLCEILSGYVALCQEMGATVDEWRTSDFCNLFCPSNSEYQLCPSNTSTCTESPSSLKCKEGCFCKPGIFQWR